In the genome of Lactuca sativa cultivar Salinas chromosome 3, Lsat_Salinas_v11, whole genome shotgun sequence, the window aagacaaaacacattttaCTGAGATATCATTTCATAAAGGATCATGTCGAGGATGGTAATACTGAAGTTCATTTCGTTAGATCCTCATATTagttggccgacatcttcacAAAAGCCTTACTTGAACCTACGTTTAATATTTACATATTTCAAAAGCTTACGACTAtactcatataacaaataaaagctacaactTCATGCTACCAAttacccgctaccagctaccaACTACCCTTACCAGCTACCGGCTACTAGCTAACAATTACTTTTTTCCAAACACGCCCTATGTCTAATAGGCGTCTAACCAATAGACATAAGAATTACCTAACCACCCTTCATCCTCTTCTCGCAATTTAAGTTTATGCGTATCCTGTTAGATATATAATTTGTTTAAACTAAGACTCTTGTAGAATTTGCGAAATCgtatttttttgaataaaaatacatCTAAAACTTTCTTTATAACATATATAGAGAACATGCAAATTCATAATCATATAAGGGTGAGTTCAATATAGAACCAAATTTATTCGTAGAACCATAGGACCATCTTTTTAACCGTTAAATCAATTTATGATCGAAAATGTATAATggtaaaataacaattttatttgaaaaataaaataacattttattAATGATGTCCCTAAACTAGCGTCCCTTTTTAAACCAATCCCAccaaaatagaaaaaataaaaaattagtcATAAAATGAATCTAGTTGcatgaataaaaaaaatcaagaatcgAGTATAAGAAAATGATTATAGTTAATGTTCATAGGCCTTGACGATTAATGttcatagataaaaaaaaaataggaaaTATATGAATATTTATAAGTGTTCATGACTgaacatatatgtatattttgataagatattaataaatattcataaatgaacatGTATGCAAATgttgaacatatatgaataaatGATAAACCGGTAATGTTCATAATTAAACATGTGTGAATGTTATGTtatatttgaataattgtttATAAATGAACGTGTATGAAAATTATTATAAGATATGAACAAATATCTAGAATTTGGAACATAAATAAAGGTTTTTTATAAATACTAAAAAATTGGTCATGTTTATGGATGAATATGTTTTCAAAACACCCATAAAGGAGTCATATACATACATATTCGGTAATGAACATATGTTCATGAATGAAGATTGTTTTCAACAACCTAAAAATTAGTCACATTTATACATGTtcaataataaatatttatagtCATGTTCCTAAACATTTATAACTAAACATATATGAAAGTTGACATGAATTCATATACATCGTCTTCTTTAACCAAAAACATACATTCATCAAAAACAATGTGCCTCACACCAACCtatttttttaaacatcaaactattACTCCAGTAAAGAACAAGattaaacttatttttttaaacatcaaaccaTTAATCTATGAAGTTAAAATGTAAActggaaaaacaaagattcaaaatatatatttttttatcgaATTAAAATCTAAATACAAAAAATGAAGTCAATAAAAgtataaacacacacacaacaaaATTTAGAGGACACAATCATTGTTCATCATCAACAACCCTTTTTAAGTTTCTTCCCAATGAGATCAAAGATCCTTGTGTATGTCTTTAAATGAACTTATAAACATCATATAAGTGATTTCAACCTGTCAATTGGTTACTTTACAATTAGCATAACTATAATGAGAATGAATCTGAATTAtagtttcaaaaatataaaatttatggaGTCAAAGATGGACCTATTGAGATAATGGAGAGGAACCGAAGAATCCTCGTAATTTTACATTTTTGCTTTTGTGTCTTATACATCTTCACATCATCATGATTCCATAATTAGAGTGCGCTAATGcagtttacaaaaaaaaaaaaaagaatctgaATTGTTACAAAAAAAAGAATTTGAATTGATGTAAACTTAACCAATATTCTTGAATTAACCGCATTagtaaaaaaaaagaataagacaTATAAAAGAAATAGCGAACATGGATTCAGTTAGGGACGGTGGCTTTAGATCGATCTGCATCACAACGTTGAAGGGAGGTAGGTAGTCGATGGAAGTGCTCCTCCTTTTTCCCTCGTCCAAAATCGAACACCAGATCATGAGAATGAAGACGACCTCCCCTGCACACAAGTCTGAATGATAGAAATCGATGAAGGATGTGTCCTATAAATTGTGATGGGGTGGGGTGACGACTTATTAGAGCTAACGATAATATATgcaattaagaaaataaattggTTTTTAGGGAtatgtggagagagagagagagagagagagagagagagagctaccATAGTGGAATATAGTGGCCGATGAATTCCATATGGTTGAAGGTGGAAACTGTAACTAAAATGTAACATCTTAATTTCTAGGTAATTACATTTTGACCCTTGGTATGGGTATtgtttgcaaatttggtcccacaTGGGATTTTTAAGCAATTTGGGATAGGAGTTGCATGCATATGTTGGGAGTACGtttcgtacgctgggcgtacatggtTAGGggtcaaaccctaaattttagggtttggaccctatttaagcatccttaactCTTTGAAACCTCTTCATTTTCAGCCTCTACCTCCATATTCGAACCTAGCTAACCCAAATCCATTTTTAGCATCCTTGCGCCATTAGTATGTGTTTTGGTGTTCATAGATGAAGGAGAAGGAAAGGAGAACATCTTGGAAGCTTGGGAAAACCTTGGAGCTGGAAGTTTTGTACCCTCCTACATCTCcacaaggtataaagttcataccttgatgcTTATTTGGCTAGATCTTGCTTGTATGATGTTATAATGTGCTTTTGTCCCCAAACATGATGTTCTTGAGTATGACATGCTCTTGACCCAAATGGTTTGCCCTTTGAGATGTTTTGGAGTGTCTAAGGTCATAAAAATGCAACCTTGGTTATTAGTTTTGTTCCATGCATTGTTTATgatgtcttaatgagttaagaagttagggtttttagtATTAAGCACTTCTTAGCCATGCaatgtcataaagttggaaaatttatgactTAAGATGTTTTTTTTGGGGCTAGATTTGCCTTTGGTCGAAGGGAAATAAGCTGTGAAATAGAAGAAACCTATTCAGCcagcgtacactgggcgtacgccaCGCATACGCGATGGGAGCACCAACTTTGGACCTtgagtacgctgtgcgtactcacCAAAGTCAACTCGAATGACTTTTTGACATTCGACTTTGACTAGATTtagaccaagtttgacctatggGTATTTTGAATTGTTGTTGAGTTTAGtcatttttttttcatgtataggtgaccggtagagctgatattcggagTAGTGTCCTATTCATCTAACTTTTCGGACTGAGAGttaagttttcctcactatagttATGGGTCGATGGTGTAAATGTTGGACAATTAGGTTATCTAtatcctgatatataggatgttgctatgatgtgctGATTTGTTAGATATGTAaactggtatataggatgttgttacaTTATGGTGCTTTGTTAGATCTGTATTGTGGTATATAGGATGTCGGTATGCTGtcgtgatctattagatctgaatcctggtatataggatattgCTATGAGGTAGTGATCTATAGATCTGCCTGATTTTcctgttgactggttatatgtttacatgttgtttatgtcgacatagtatgttttgggttgaggctttactgctatGTGCGTGATCCAACAGATTGGGGGTAATCCAGCCCGATAACTGAATGGACCCGTTACATTTTTCCATTCCAGTCTGATGATAGATTGGGCTGGGGGTAACCCACCCCAATGGCTATAGACCtgagggtattccagtccgatgactgagtggacccaacatgcatgattgtatatgttatatgttgtgtggtggtactttaggggaactcactaagctttgattTACAATTTCAGttaattgtttcaggtacttcagatgactgTGACAAGGTGAAtgcatgatcgtacacatccttcaaTGACATGTTTTAGGATTTATGATATATTGATCTTGGGGATATTGTATTTTGTACTTGGATTTTTCAAGggttttgtttgaaaaaaatggtttctttgatttaaaaatgaaaacttttatcatgatttttgggatgttacaagttggtatcatatccctagtttgagagaattggataagTAATCTTgcgaatccagactcaaactaacgATCTGTAaaagtttttaaaatgattttcaaaattaacCAAGGAAAGatgagatgtgtacgatcagtcggagcaagAAATTATACCCTAAGTTACCCATACTGTTATTTGTTATTGATGATCATGATAATactgcatgctagtgataggctagggatctttagggaTTGCATGATATATGACGCCTAATAGCCTATGCGGACTTCTTGTATGTtagatgaaattgacatcattattgtagttacttAGTGTGTGCATAATTAAGATTctatagcttgagaatgtttgatttagccttatttcatgttcttttttgatgaaggtcttagggtagaatcatgtATTTAACTGTCTATAagatccaacattatatatgATTAGGATGTACGAGTGGCTGCaaagttggtggaagtttcataagTGAGTATGTGGGTGTAGCAGACTAGTTGAGGAAGGATTTGCCACTCTCTCGAGAGTAAGGACATGATTTTTGAGTATTCTAGTGGTGGTTTTATTTTCAGGCAGCTTGTGATGATCCACTGAGACAAATACATATAAGTTTGGAAGGTACTATGGGCCCGTACAACTGAAATCACATGACCCATATAGCAAGGAAGTTACAAACCCCGAGGGTTAGTGTCTTCATGATGGTTATAGAAGTATGGATTGTGGCCTTTCTGATGTATATCTTGCTTTATTCTCAGTCTGGTGATTACGAGACGTTCTGGTTTGGGAGTTGGTGGCCATGATAGGGCAAGACTGACTGATGATGACATTCGTGTGTTGATCGCTATCGACGTAGATGCTGCTGTCCGtgttggatctatatgcccaagaatcattatggagtgatattgctaataatatatgatcctatagggtcacacataTATGAAGTTggtacattttgtatatttattattaatgtgattattaataaataatatcgattcttgtattttaatttgggattaattatttttttatgaacataataattataagagagtataactagttgTTATTTCATAATATATGAATTAATAAATCATGTACAACATTTAGGACTAGTTggattttttttgtcttttacctaaagacaaagtttatattttataaacttggagtttataaaaaataaagaatactcTTCTTTTAAGAAGGTATTGCcgaaattaataaaaaaactatGGCGGTTGCTTTTCAAACTCCATGCTTTGTCTCCCATGTTTCTAAAGGCTAGCCATtactttagagtattttaatgGTTAGCCTTGCTTTTTCATGGGCCATATAAGAGATGCATGAGGCTTGCATTTTTTCAAGAGTGAAACACTTCTTTCTTCCCTTCTTTCTCTCTTATTTTGAAGTTTGGTGCTTTGCTTTGGTGGTTTAGAAGCCATCTTGAGTTgtctcctttagtgcttatttgagttaagcacttaaaggcttaagacactcaagaatacaagaaagaactagcattccaagtgccttactctttatggtggatacttgtagagaaatcATACACTTCGATTTTTGCTAttttcatcaacaccccaaaaccaagtgggttcaaaggcttcaaaggttttctctaaaacatcctatggtttttattattatttcattctaatctctataaatggatccatgatggtttggttttattatgaactaaaaataaattTGGTATTTTTAAAGTCTTATGTTGCTGTTTTTTATtgaaaaacaaacttttatttcttATCAAaaccccaatagtggtatcagagccatcttttatatgttagaatgattttttgtatttgataatctttggtttttggaaaacaagcatggatttcttttggttaagaaaaatccatatttgtcttctttagcaacttcttggttaaaattgcttatttttatatataaccaattttcatgcattttggttatataaaagttgacttagaaaaaacaaagagttttttgttataatatttgatatgttgttgtgtataaacaagccatttggacctttgtgttgtgtttggctgatatttatttattcataagatgtaatagataaataagtattttttcatttgttgatttgttgtaataaattagttagactaGTTATATTTCTTTTTAAACgtaacaagatgaagaaatgaCCATTTTGAAGATGACTTAACCATTTATGACCATAATCCAACCATAAGCTTCCACTTTTAGTTTTGGGATTAATTATAGTCTTAAATGTTTTAAGTGTTGCAACTTTCACAACATGAAGATTTGAAGTCATTTTGCAAGCAAGAGTTGACTTGGCAAGTGGGAGCTTGAAgaccttttgaagtgtcccttaaGTCCTTTAGGAAAGACTTAATAATTCTTGTGATGACTCACAAAAATTATTACTAGACATGGCTTGGTTTATATACATTATAATGCAtgcttgtgatgtttattttatgttaaatgtatgttatgttttatgtatgaaaatggtttttacatgtcaaatgacatttttcataagataatatcacttggagtttgagtaaaaatatttaaaagataacataagatgtttataaatggatatttataaaaacattttaccGATTACCGGTTAAAACTCAATTTCgttgaaaatagttttattgtaaaacttataaatacccaactctaaaatatttgaaatggttTAAAAGATGTTTAAACTGTTAGCCTATTATTATTAGCCCACTTGCTTATGAGCCCTTTAGTctttagcccattagggttttgtctAACTAGTATTTATATACACTTTCTTCTTTGTAATCTTTATGCTTTTCATTGAGAAACCTTGTATTTTTCTCTTTATTATAATCATATGACAATgttatcatggtatcagagcagaggTTTGATACGTTGTTAGAAGCCTTTGTAGCAGTCATCTGTGGCGTGGATCGAACTTTTATAGGGTTACTGTAGCAGATTTGTTCGTAGAAGATTGATGTGTTGATTCGCTGTTGTTGTTGATTTGTTCGTTGTTGCTGTTAATTTGTTCGATGTTGTCAGTATTCGTTGTTACGTTGATTCGTTGTCGCTGTTGATTCGTTGTCCGATCGATTGCTTCCGCTGGTTTGTTACTCCTTTCATTCTCAGATTGTTATATTGTTATTGTGGTTATTTTTTCACTGTCAAAATGACTGGAAAGGATGATTCCCTTCAGTCAATCAGTACTCGTCTAGATGGAAAGAATTATACGTATTGGAGTTATGTTATGAAGAACTTCCGTCGTGGGAAGAATATGTGGGGCTATGTAGCTGGGACTAAAGCCAAACCCTCAGTGCctcaaattgaaaattttgatttgttgCTTGATGCTTGGGAGACTGATAACTCCAAGGTTATTACTTGGATAAATAACTATGTTACTCAGTCCATTAGTATGCAGTTGGCTAAGTATGACACAACAAAGGAAGTTTGGAATCACTTGGAGAGACTGTATACTCAGTCCAATTTTCCTAAACAATACCACTTAGAATATGATATTCGTGCCCTTCAACAGAATGACCAGAGTCTTCAAGATTTCTATGCTGCTATATCTGATCTGTGGGATCAATTGGCTCTTACTGAATCTAAAGAGTTAAAAAGATTTTGAGCCTTACATTGCTCGGAGGGAAGAACAATGCTTGGTCCAGTTCTTGATGGCCTTGTGTTCTGATTTTAAAGGTCTACATGGAACAATTCTTCATCGCTCTCCTCTTCCTTCAGTTGATTATGTTGTCCATGAGTTAATTGTAGTAGAGACTCGTATCAAGTCTCATGTAGATAAGGGGTTTAAAGCAACCTTTATTCCTACTCCCGCTCCTGCTGTGCTTTCCATCTGCTCAAACCAATCCCGACAATCTTCAAGGGTTGCTTATGATGAGTGTGCATTCTGCAAACAGAAGAATCATTGGAAAGCTCAATGTCCATTGTTAGTCAACAATGGTAAACCTGGTCAACATCAGTCGGGAAAACAAATTAGGTCTGGTCAACAGAAGTCTCAGCCACGTTGATATGGTACTCCTCCATGGACCCCTCGTCCTCCACAGTTTGCTACTGCTTCTATCCCACTAGTTGATATAGATTCTGTTGGAAACATGCCTCCATCTGCATTTGGACCACAAGGTGTTTGAGAACTTCAGACATTATTTGGCTTCTAATCCCACTGCCATGTCTACATCTATGCCTCACTCTGGTCCTACTTCATCTGGTACATCAGGTATTCCCTCATCTTTATGGATTTTAGATTCTGGTGCAACCCATCATATGAACCCTCATTTGTCATCATTTACTTCTTTGTCGCAAGTGTCATCTATTTATGTTAAGTTTTCTAGTGATACATCTATGCTAGTTGAGGGTGTTGGGTCTGTCTCTATTTCTCATATCACTCTCCCTaatgtttattaaattcccaaactTACTTTGAATCTTGCTTCAGTTAGTCAGTTATGTAAGTCTGGTAATTGGGTGTTCTTTTCTGATTTTGTCTGTGTTATACAGGATCAACACACCTAGAAGGTGATTGGGATCAGCCGTAGGGTGGGGGACCTGTATGTCTTGGAGGTTTTCAAAGTGTCTGCTGTTGCTGCCTCCAGGGTTGATTTATCTTCTTTCCGTTTGATTCCTTTGTCGTCTGAGTTTTATCTTTGACATTCTCATTTGGGACATGTGTTTGTATCACGTTTGAGTTTTTTAGCACCTAGTCGTGTTTTGGGTCATTTAAACACTTGTGATATTTCTGATTGCAATTGTTGTAAACTGGCAAAATTTTCTACTTTACCTTTCAATAAAAGTATGTCTTGTTCTACTGCTCCTTTTGACATTATTCATTCTGATGTATGGGTTCCTGCACCAGTATCCACAAAGGGTGGGTCAACCTATTATGTAGCATATCTGATTTCTTTGATATTTACAGTAATTTTAGAGCTCTTGTTAAAACTCAACATGTGACTGTGATTAAGTGCTTCAGGTGTGACTTAGGGGGTGAATATACCTCTAATGTTTTTACTTATTTATGTGCTTCTGATGGTACCATACACTGGTCCTCGTGTACTAACACACCTCAGCAAAACGGTGTGGCAGAACAAAAACATCGTAATATTGTTGAGACTGCCCGTTCATTGCTCTTGTCTGTGCAGGTCCCCAGTGCCTTTTGGGAAGAAGCAATCCTAACTGCTGTGTATGTGATTAATCGTATCCTTACTTCATTGAATTCAGGAATGTATCCTTTTGAGAAGCTATATGGTCATCTACCAGACTACTCTTCCTTACGAGTTTTTGGATGTACTTGTTTTGTTCTTTGTACTCATGTTGAGAGGAACAAGTTGGAGCCGAAGTCTGCTATTTGTGTATTTTTTGGGTATGGTATTGGACAAAAAGGATACCATTGCTATGATCCTGTGAGTCAGAATTTATATGTTTCACGACATGTCACTTTTTTGGAACATATTCCTTTCTACTCAATTCCTGCTACAACCCACAATGTAAGGAAGTCCGATCTTTTGCATATTGatccttttaatgaagagataGAGGCTCGAGATCCATCTACGCCACCTGATCCTTCAACTCATGATACACCCACCTCTTAAGAGAGTTCCTCAACTCCCCCTGTTCCTGAGCCTGCTCCTTCGATTGTTGAAATTGAGGATCCACCTCCACCATCACCCCTCATGAGATCTACTCGTcctgtcaagtccaccaagcttCTAGATTTTACTTACTCTAAATATTCAGGACCATTTACTTCATTTATAGCGAGTATCCATCATTTGTCTGAACCTGTATCATATAGAGATGCTGTTTTAGATCCTCTTTGGCAGTATGCTATGGATGAGGAATTCACTGCTCTTCATCAGACTCATACATGGGATTTGGTTTCCATTCCTCCTGGGAAACATGCGATAGGTTGTTGTTAGGTGTACAAGATAAAAACAAAAGTTGATGGGTCCGTTGAGCGGTAAAAGGCCAGGTTTGTAGCAAAAAGGTATTCTCAACAGTATGGTTTTGACTATGAGGAGACATTTGCCCTAGTTGCAAAGATGACGACAGTCCGTATTATGATTGCAGTTGCATACGTTCGACATTGGAAGATTTTTCAAATGGATCTCAAGAATGCTTTTTTGAATGGTGATCTCCATGAAGAGATTTATATGACTCCTCCCCCAGGAATTTAACACCGGCCGGGTGAGGTTTGTCGGCTTCGCAAAGTTTTGTATGGTCTCAAGCAAGCCCCTCATGCTTGGGTTGAGAAATTCTCCACAGTGATTACCTCTCTTGGATTTGTCCAGAGTAATCATGATTCTGCTTTGTTTGTTAGATGCTCGAGTGCGGGACAGATTATAATATCCTTATACGTGGATGACATGATTATTATAGGTGATGACCATGATGGTATTGAGTCTTTGAAGCATGATATAGCTCATCGATTTGCTATAAAGGATTTGGGCTTGCTGCGTTATTTCTTGGGTATTGAGGTAGCTCCGTCTAAGAAACGGTATCTTCTTTCTCAAACTAAATATATATCTGACTTGTTTACACGGGCGAGCCTCTCTGACAATCGGACTGTTGATATTCCCCTTGAAACCAATGCACGCTAGTCTCCTACTGATGGTGTTCCTTTGTCCGATCCGAACCTTTATCGCACTGTTGTGGGAAGTTTGGTTTATCTCACAGTTACTCGTCCAGATATTGCCCATGCTGTTCACGTTGTCAGTCAGTTTGTTACTTCCCCTACCTCTGTTCATTGGGGTGCCGTTCTCCGTATTATGAGATATCTTCATGGCCCTCAGTTTCAGACGCTCTTGTTTCCAGCGACGTATTCTCTTAAGTTACGTGCATATAGTGATGCTGATTGGAATGGTGATCGCCATGATCGTAAGTCCACCACTGGATTTTGTGTATTTCTTGGAGAGTCTCTCATTTCGTGGAAGAGCAACAAAACAGGACGTTGTCTCTAGATCTTCCATGGAGACTGAATATCGTGTTATGGTTATAACTACATGTGATATTATCTGGTTACGGTGGCTGCTTGCGGATATGGGAGTTCATATTTCTTCATTTACTCCCTTGCATTGTGATAACATAAGTGCGATACAAATTGCaaagaattttgtttttcatgagcGGACGAAGCACATTGAGATTGATTGTCATTTTACCCGTCATCACCTGCAGCTATGGACCATATCGCTTCCGTTTGTTTCATAAACATTGCAGATTGCAGATATTTTTACGAAGGCTCTATTGGCTTCTCGGTTTCGGTTCTTATGTGACAAACTCTTAATGCTTATTGCTGCAACATTGTGAGTTTGAGGGGGGATGTTAGCCTAATATTATTAGCCCACTTGCTTATGGGCCCTTTAGTCcttagcccattagggttttgtctAGCTAGTATTTATATCTGCTTTCTTCTTTGTAGTGTTCATGCTTTTCGTTGAGAACCCTTGTATTTTTCTCTTTATTATAATCATATGACAATGTTATCATAAACTTTATATAAACTCCAtgtctttataataaataaagaagttttattaaaaagactaaaatcaGTTTATGGCGTTATAATGCCAATTAATTATACTAGTGATTATTTTTTGCGTTgaaacttaatatatgatattggtgttttaaacataacgcaacatgttgatattatgttttatgcatgcTAAATGATATTTAAAACATAAGTATAATCACCTaagttttggtttatcaaaatatgacttttatcataagatgcataaaattgaatttataaaa includes:
- the LOC111884145 gene encoding secreted RxLR effector protein 161-like, translating into MTTVRIMIAVAYVRHWKIFQMDLKNAFLNGDDHDGIESLKHDIAHRFAIKDLGLLRYFLGIESPTDGVPLSDPNLYRTVVGSLVYLTVTRPDIAHAVHVVSQFVTSPTSVHWGAVLRIMRYLHGPQFQTLLFPATYSLKLRAYSDADWNGDRHDRKSTTGFCVFLGESLISWKSNKTGRCL